GGCACTCGTCCTCCTCCATCAccaatcttgaatttcttggcGGCTGGTTCGTTTCCTCCGGATGTTGACATTTCTCTTGATgaagcttcttcttcttcttcttttttttttatttttttattttgagaaaGAGAACAGAAATTAAAGAGGGATAATCCTAGAAGAGGCAGAGAGATCAAGAATACAACTTTTGAAGGTGGCTAGCTACTTCAGGACCCTGGTTACTGATTCACCAGTAAtaatttctctgtttttttttttttgtttggctAATTTGTCTCTGGGATGTTGTTTTAGTAGCAGTAATTTCTTGCTTGGAAAATGAAAGCTGGTATGGTGAGGATGATGGTAGGGAAGAGGATGGTGTAGTATCTACTATTATACTTTGGATTGTTTTGGATGGTAGGGAAGAGGATTGTTTTGCAAATTCGGAATTCTTGTTGGTTATCTGATTTCAATCCTTGATTTATTTTACTTTCCAGTTTTAATTTCtctttaaattgaaaattggGCTGGGTGAGTGCAGGGTAAGAAGGGATCGTTGGTGGCGAATTCGGCTGTTTGGAAACCGTCTGGGGCCCGAATCCAGCTTCAAGTTACCCACTTCAATATTTCCTGGCACCTGTTGAAATTGGCCCTTTTTATCAGCTTTCAACTAATCCTAGTTTTGTAAATATTTCTACATATATCATTCGCTATATCCattgataaaatataaatactgGGTCACGAAGCACTAGTactaaaagaagaaagaaggctATGCTGGATAGAAAGTCGTTTGCTTTTCCGTGGTTAGATAAGATTTTTACAATTTGACttttatttactcttttttgGCTTCTTGGCCATAAAGATGAATCTGATAATACATCATTTTATGGTCGGTGGGCGATCTATTTGAAGAATACAAGGCTTTCTGGAGTTGGATTATTCTACCTGAAACTCATTATCCATTTATATTGATAAgttcaaattatatttttccgTCCCCGTAAATATCATCACAAAATTCACAGGCCAAGAGTGACTTTACCACGGCTGTAAGGATTTCAGCGTCTCTTTTTCCatctatttttaaaaattaaaccaTCACTTCATGTATATATATTCTCAAGTTCGATAaccaaaatttatatttatCGTGTTATCTgtgattttctaaaattttgttGCTCATTTTCCCTATTTGAGTGTGTATAGGTAGACCGGTCATCTAGTTAGAATGTATAACCAATGAGTAAGCCTGATTTGGACAACACTTACGCCAGTCTTCTTGATTCATGGACTGCCTTTGCAGCAGCCAAGAGGGTTCGGAGGCTTGAGTTGGACTTGTCATCCTTTTTGAAACCTAACAGGAGTTTGGATGAGATCTACTGTTTCCCATCGGCTTCAAGTTTGGAATGGAAGGCACTGACTTCCCTAGTGCTGCATTCTGTTGATTTAGTTGAAGAACATCTCTTGCATCTCTTTTCTGATTGTCCATTGCTGGAGAAGTTATCTGTTACTGATGCCACCATCTTTGCTTAACTTGAGGCTTCAATCGCCTAATCATAAGCTGAAGCACTTTGGAATTATATATTGCCAGGGGTTGGAGGCTATTGAGGTTGTTCCAGCCCTCAATTTTAGCTGTTTTGTATATAAAGGACCCACGATAAACATGCTCTTCGCAGACGTTCCTCAACTTTCTTCAGTTTCTCTTATAGGGGCACCTAATAACAGAATTGATTTTTGCAAGGATTCAGTAATTACCAAATTCGACCAGTTTCCCTTCTCTATGTCACAGCTTCAGATGCTTGCTTTGGATCTGGATATGGTAGTTGTCAAGAGTTATTACCTGTTTCCTAACACCTTTCCAGAGTTTAGGAATATTCGCTAACTGGAATAGAAGTTCTTTGCGTTTTATGAGCAGAGCATCCTTTTGCTGTGTTCGCTCATCCATGCGTCGCCTGGTTTGCATAAACTGGAGCTCCAACAAAACCAATAAACTTTTCTCAAGAAAAAGGATACTCCAGAACCCCGTCTCCAACTCTCCCTTCAGTCAAGAAATTGGTGCATTTTTTCTTCCACAAAAATGAGTTCTCTCGACCCAACTGATGAGTACCAACGTGATCAGCAGTACGTTGTAATCCTCCAGTTGATGATTCAGTACCAGTTTGAAACAGGGGAGTTTCCCATGGCTGAATCTTTAGCATTTTATGAATACGTCAAGGGAAGCGAATTGCTACCAGATATCACCACGTATCAATTGAAGATCAAGAGTTGGTTCCTGAGGAAGCTTTTCCAGATGAATGTTAGACAGGATGGTGAAGAACCAATTTTCAACGATCCTTCCCTGAAGCAGAGGTTTGAATTGTCGAAAAAGATATGGGGTGGTAGCCGCTTTCAAGAAGATGATGCTCAAAACTATGATGAAGATTGTTTTTTAGTTCATCCCCATACCGTAAAGCCTGTTACATTCTCCGCAAAGAAAAGACGTCGTCTTGATCATGATCATCAAGATAATCAAGAAATTACTGGCGAGAATGATGTTGAGGTTGATCTTCGAGACAAGGATTTTCAGGACATTGCAATCTTGAAGTCCATTCTTTACTTCCACCACAACAGCAGAAAGATCCCTCCTCCGGGCTCTATTGAACTGCATCAATTTGTCGGGGAATCAATACTCAGGCGTGGAATTACTCGGGCTGATTTGGCGGAAAGGATAGTTGGGATGGAGGTTTCTTTCAGGAATATTACTGAAGCAATGGGTACTCAGGATGTAAACTTCCCAGATTCCCTTGAACAGGAAAAACATGACTTGTCAAGACAAATATGGGGCGATAGACGATTTCAAGATGGTGCAGAAGACGAcgttgaagatgaagaagatgatgctGAAGACAACGTtaacgaagaagaagaagatgatgatgatggtggtgatgatgatgatgcaaCTTCGAAAGTGTACTGAAAGCTGAAGTGATTCCCTTTCAGGTACTTTAATTTGTTTTCCATGGTAAGATTTTTTAGAAAGGTTGCTTGCTCCTGATTAGAGTTTTTGGCTCTTCCATATGCCAAATTGGGCGGGGTGGTATTGTTAGCATAATAATTCCGTTCCGATCGATAAGCGATAAAAACAGTAACCACACAGAATCGCATTGTAGTAAACATGGGTAGCCATAAAGTGCCCAAGTGTAGCAATTCGCCAAAGGCAGTTAAATTTGCCCTTTTAATCGAAATTCTTGAAGAACTTGATACAAGTTCCCGTACGTTTTATCTCATGTCTTTCTTCCTTAATTTGGTATTTACAAGATGTTGTAAAGTCTATTCTTCATTTAACGTAGCTTTAGAtatttaggtttttttttttttattaattagttcTTTAATCGATTGTTGACAAGCAAGAAAAGGAGCCATGCACATAGCTGGTTTCTGCACATGGGTGGCGTTCATCGTTAGAGTCTGCATGGTTGCATGCATGCACACGTATGTCATTAGCGGAAACGGAtcatattttctcattttcaaaCAGTATATTACCGGGTCAATCTTGTGTATGCATGAACTGTTCCAGATATTCTATATATGCGTACTAACAAGGAAGCAGCAAGAAGAACCTCTTCAGTAATGTCATTATGACATTTAACCTCGTTGAAAATTTTCGTCCTGCAGCAATAATTTGCTGCAATCAAAGTATCAAACCAAAAacgcaccaaaaaaaaaaaaaagtatcaaaCCAAAAGAATAAGGTCGGATTTGCGCTAGCATTTAAACAGAAAAATCGTTGAAGGAGGTCATTGAACCGAgtaaacagaaatggtaatagcAGAAGATGTATTCACTCACTTTTCAggcaaaaaattaattttgctgAAGAACTAACTTCGATGCACTTCTGCTCTTGAATATTGCATGACAAATGTCCAGATCATATGCTTGAAAAATACAACCCAATGCGACGTAAGGACTCCCGAATCTCTAGTCTCTACAAACACAATCCATTCCCTGTAGTGTAGTGAAGAAACTAAGGAGGAGTTGGGTTTTGGGCATTTTGCTTATTCCACTTGTACTTTGCGATGGTCTTGACTCTTTGCCCATCTAGCAGAAGTAAATATTTTCAACTTTTTAAGTTaatgtaaattttattttattttaaaaaagttTTCTTTGATACGTTCttcaaattatatatatatatattgacttGCTACATGCCTTTGAGTTGAAAATGAGCGTGAAAGCCTGATTTATTTAGGCGGTTAATCATTCTTTGGAGCCACTTCATTCAAGAAACATTCCCCAGCCGGCCAGCCCATACGTACTGATCGGACATCATGCTGTCGAACAGATGACACAATTGGTGAGAAAATAAGGACTCAGCGAACACCGATAATTATTTGTATTAACTTCAGCAATGATCTCAACTACAAGTTCTCTAAGTATCAGTAAAGAAGTTACATGAGCAATGTCTGAGTAAGATATACAAAATCTAATTGTCCAATACCAACTCTTCTAAACAGGACAACAAAATTGAACAAATTGTTATGTCAAAATTGATCAAGAATGACAAGCTAAGAAATTTAACTTCCTAACTAGTGATTCACTACTACAGACATATACATCAGCTACTCCTTCCATACAACACTAGCGTTAGCAAACATTCCTCCGTTAGCTTCAAATTTCTGTCAGGCATCTACTGCGCTGCAAACTGCTGGGTGCACAAAA
Above is a genomic segment from Coffea eugenioides isolate CCC68of chromosome 5, Ceug_1.0, whole genome shotgun sequence containing:
- the LOC113771940 gene encoding uncharacterized protein LOC113771940 — its product is MSKPDLDNTYASLLDSWTAFAAAKRVRRLELDLSSFLKPNRSLDEIYCFPSASSLEWKALTSLVLHSVDLVEEHLLHLFSDCPLLEKLSGLEAIEVVPALNFSCFVYKGPTINMLFADVPQLSSVSLIGAPNNRIDFCKDSVITKFDQFPFSMSQLQMLALDLDMVVVKSYYLFPNTFPEFRNIR